One part of the Aliivibrio fischeri ATCC 7744 = JCM 18803 = DSM 507 genome encodes these proteins:
- a CDS encoding DUF2850 domain-containing protein, whose amino-acid sequence MSQAQEKELQKRKVRLLVLIGFVAVGLVAGTIAAMYRAGMFAKMPSTQLYGNWVELGVPSYAQDSFTISSAGIYTHGRLINTQYEFDGTILRYMHGDTEYVYQVEDEDGEQLLRIKPAHYKSSFRKQ is encoded by the coding sequence ATGAGTCAAGCCCAAGAAAAAGAGTTACAAAAAAGAAAAGTTCGATTATTGGTGTTAATTGGATTTGTTGCGGTTGGCCTTGTTGCTGGGACAATTGCAGCAATGTATCGAGCGGGCATGTTTGCGAAAATGCCATCAACTCAACTATATGGGAATTGGGTTGAGTTGGGTGTACCAAGCTATGCACAGGATAGTTTTACTATCAGTTCTGCTGGTATTTATACGCATGGCCGTTTAATTAATACACAATATGAGTTTGACGGCACAATACTGCGTTATATGCACGGTGATACTGAATACGTGTATCAAGTTGAAGATGAAGATGGCGAACAGCTTTTACGCATCAAGCCTGCTCATTATAAATCCAGTTTTCGTAAACAGTAA
- a CDS encoding DMT family transporter yields the protein MPPAMALIIAIISEVIATSFIPKTEQFTKLTPSLIVAVGYGIAFFLLSVTVKSMPVGIVYAIWSGAGIVLVAAIGYFAYGQKLDLAGIIGIGLILSGVLVVNLLSKTAGH from the coding sequence ATGCCGCCTGCGATGGCTCTTATTATTGCGATTATTTCAGAAGTGATTGCAACCTCATTCATTCCTAAAACCGAGCAATTTACTAAATTAACACCAAGTTTAATTGTGGCTGTTGGCTATGGTATTGCTTTCTTTTTGCTGTCTGTAACCGTAAAAAGTATGCCTGTTGGCATTGTTTACGCAATCTGGAGTGGTGCCGGTATCGTCCTTGTTGCTGCTATTGGATATTTTGCTTACGGACAGAAGTTAGATCTTGCAGGGATCATTGGGATTGGCTTAATTTTGTCTGGTGTTCTTGTGGTTAATTTATTATCAAAAACTGCTGGTCATTAG
- the recD gene encoding exodeoxyribonuclease V subunit alpha: MLKQLQHLMDHGVLRSLDLQFAKFIAQQEKNSDSNLLMLLSAITSHELGRGHVCIDIEQIEQGELFTLPAKYRDALLELVPERSAWAEQLINASTVSNGTEATPLAFDGTRLYLQRYWAFEQRVSNRITKAAQSVAVNPLLSNTLNELFSRQYHFLFSALKKLENNNQVSRQQLVCDMLDVVQSDDLDWQAIDTVLLAATKSSELETLDQLIPNNHCVNWQKVAAAVALTRRFSVISGGPGTGKTTTVTKLLASLVTQAQQDNKNIAIKLVAPTGKAAARLTESIGQAVQSIGLAPEVKEAIPTDASTLHRLLGYIPNQVDFRHNKSNPLHLDVLVVDEASMVDLPMMARLLDAVPEHARVILLGDKDQLASVEAGAVLGDICQFTKMGYSQNQAQQLSQLTGFNLPAQSHNNAVADSLCMLQKSYRFDARSGIGQLAKAINEGSKFKVEAVWDKGFSDIRFHDLSNDSYNAMITMMVNGYRSYLGHIHAGDKPEIVLKAFSQIQLLCAMREGDFGVVGLNQRIEKALKKSDLIPHGDEIWYSGRPVMVTQNDYGVGLYNGDIGIAMPDPIDQRLRVYFDMPDGSIRGVLPSQLPEHETVYAMTIHKSQGSEFEHTVLALPAEFSPILTRELIYTGVTRAKKKLDLFATEKVVARGIMIKTQRNSGLVSLMS; encoded by the coding sequence ATGCTTAAGCAATTACAACACTTAATGGATCATGGCGTGCTACGCTCTTTGGATCTTCAATTTGCCAAGTTTATCGCTCAGCAAGAAAAAAACAGTGATAGTAATTTACTTATGCTGCTATCAGCCATTACGAGTCATGAGCTAGGTCGTGGTCATGTATGTATTGATATTGAGCAGATAGAGCAAGGGGAGCTCTTTACTCTTCCCGCAAAATATCGTGATGCGTTATTAGAGTTAGTCCCAGAAAGAAGCGCTTGGGCAGAACAATTAATTAATGCATCAACCGTCTCAAATGGCACAGAGGCAACTCCTTTAGCTTTTGATGGTACTCGCTTGTATTTACAACGTTACTGGGCATTTGAGCAACGTGTGTCTAACCGTATTACTAAAGCTGCTCAAAGTGTTGCAGTAAACCCTCTGCTATCGAATACATTGAATGAGTTGTTTTCTCGTCAGTATCATTTTTTATTTTCAGCATTGAAAAAGTTGGAGAATAACAATCAAGTTTCTCGCCAACAATTAGTGTGCGATATGCTTGATGTTGTTCAATCAGATGATCTTGATTGGCAGGCGATTGATACGGTTTTATTAGCCGCGACCAAATCTTCAGAATTAGAAACGTTAGATCAATTAATTCCAAATAACCACTGTGTTAATTGGCAAAAAGTCGCGGCAGCTGTGGCGTTAACTCGTCGATTCTCCGTAATTTCTGGTGGTCCAGGTACGGGTAAAACAACCACAGTAACCAAGCTTTTGGCTTCCTTAGTGACACAAGCTCAGCAGGATAATAAAAACATAGCGATTAAACTGGTTGCGCCAACTGGTAAAGCCGCGGCGCGTTTGACTGAATCCATTGGTCAGGCGGTACAATCCATTGGTTTAGCACCTGAAGTGAAAGAAGCGATCCCAACGGATGCCAGTACGCTACATCGCTTACTTGGTTATATTCCCAATCAAGTGGATTTTCGCCATAACAAATCCAATCCGTTACACCTTGATGTGTTGGTGGTGGATGAAGCGTCTATGGTCGATTTGCCTATGATGGCTCGATTACTCGATGCGGTACCTGAACACGCTCGTGTTATTTTATTGGGCGATAAAGACCAACTCGCTTCGGTTGAAGCGGGAGCGGTGTTAGGTGATATTTGTCAGTTTACTAAAATGGGTTATAGCCAGAACCAAGCTCAGCAATTATCTCAACTAACTGGCTTTAATCTACCGGCACAATCACATAATAATGCGGTTGCAGATAGCTTATGTATGCTGCAAAAGAGTTACCGTTTTGATGCGCGCTCAGGCATAGGCCAGCTTGCCAAAGCCATTAATGAAGGCAGTAAATTTAAAGTAGAAGCCGTGTGGGATAAAGGGTTTTCAGATATTCGTTTTCATGATTTAAGTAATGATAGCTATAACGCAATGATTACTATGATGGTCAATGGTTATCGTAGTTATTTAGGTCATATTCACGCAGGCGATAAACCTGAAATCGTACTGAAAGCATTTAGCCAAATTCAATTATTATGTGCGATGCGTGAAGGGGATTTTGGTGTGGTTGGATTAAATCAACGTATTGAAAAAGCGTTGAAAAAGTCTGATTTAATCCCTCATGGTGATGAAATTTGGTATTCAGGTCGCCCTGTTATGGTGACGCAAAATGATTATGGTGTGGGTTTGTATAATGGTGATATTGGTATTGCTATGCCAGATCCTATTGATCAGCGTTTGCGTGTCTATTTTGATATGCCAGATGGCTCTATTCGTGGTGTGCTACCAAGTCAATTACCAGAGCATGAAACGGTTTATGCAATGACAATTCATAAGTCTCAGGGCTCTGAGTTTGAGCATACAGTATTGGCATTGCCTGCAGAGTTTAGCCCAATTTTAACCCGTGAGCTGATTTATACGGGGGTCACACGAGCGAAGAAAAAACTCGATTTATTTGCGACAGAAAAAGTGGTGGCTAGAGGGATTATGATTAAAACTCAGAGAAACAGTGGGTTAGTATCATTAATGAGTTAA
- the recB gene encoding exodeoxyribonuclease V subunit beta codes for MTTIAAPNQLNAMTFPLHGTRLIEASAGTGKTFTIASLYLRLLLGHGDEGTRHQEELSVDRILVVTFTEAATAELRERIRAKIHDARLAFARAVHNHDYKSGDPVIDPLLASIGDHKSAAQILLNAERSMDEASIFTIHGFCQRMLTQNAFESGAQFESEFVTDQAKLMHQVAADFWRRSFYHLPKMVAESVYDCWSSPSALLGDMGNSLTGVPKHLTVEPLENSLEAFCQQGIARIDELKKQWSEHCSDFEALIAGSGVDKRSYTKKNLPNWLEQVSSWANNPTTSLQVHDKLEKFSQELLIEKTKKGEAPEHAVFKLIDDFLAQPLEIKQPLLSLAIHQCRKTLQQAKEQKNWLSFDDLLTQLSQATENQDNALLLEKIREQYPVALIDEFQDTDPLQYSIFSTLYQDQPQCGLFMIGDPKQAIYAFRGADIFTYIQARRQVADHYTLDTNWRSTADMVSSVNRIFEHGKQPFLYDDDIPFYPVKYNPVNAEQKSWALDNQTQPAMTFWLLESKDGNPVNKTSYQRVMAESTAAQIQTILTGAQQGSAYLQNGDKKQAIKAGDIAVLVRTGKEGKLVREALSKQGIASVYLSNRDSVFSSPLAKDVLRLLQAAMTPTDARAVRSALASSLFAYTADQLHQFNVDEMQWEQAVNEFRAYRKHWQQRGIMPMLHQIITQQGISERLLAENGGERQLTDLLHIGELLQQTSQTLDSDYGLLRWLSDSISEPNGDSEEQTVRLESERNLVQIVTIHKSKGLEYDLVFLPFVCSYRAIDKKGEVSFYDEDNRYSVLDLLKEDDSVEKAEKERLAEDLRLIYVALTRAVYACYIGMAPITKGISKKPPTGVHLSGLGYLIQQADECNVEELKACLEKLIAGNSPMVIQSPQTTTDELYQEVQDEHIELHANKLIEPVKSNWWMTSYSGLVKQGNHHNDASLELINLDIDSAEDKDDKELDLEPERTIFTFPRGARAGTFLHSLFEEVEFTQPITSEENTQIIIKLLEKENYDAEWLEVVQTMMQRVLDCPLDGENLRLASKGPTQRLVEMEFLLPIELLNSSLVNKTIAKHDEVSARAGELGFSTVSGMLKGFIDLVFEHEGKYYVLDWKSNHLGDSPGYYGGDALVEAMRDHRYDFQYQLYALALHRFLKSRIADYDYDTHFGGAYYIFLRGVEETHEGHDANSNGVFYSKPSKALLEELEKLVDGETVDA; via the coding sequence ATGACGACAATCGCAGCTCCAAATCAATTGAATGCAATGACGTTTCCTCTGCACGGAACTCGTCTGATTGAAGCTTCTGCAGGTACAGGTAAAACCTTTACCATTGCTAGTTTGTATTTACGTTTATTACTTGGTCATGGTGATGAAGGCACTCGACATCAAGAAGAGTTAAGCGTAGATAGAATATTGGTAGTGACGTTTACAGAAGCGGCAACTGCCGAGTTAAGAGAGCGTATTCGAGCAAAAATACATGATGCTCGTTTAGCGTTTGCTCGTGCTGTTCATAATCATGATTATAAGAGTGGTGATCCGGTTATTGATCCACTGTTGGCATCCATTGGTGATCATAAGTCAGCGGCACAGATCCTGTTGAATGCCGAACGCAGCATGGATGAAGCCTCAATTTTTACCATTCATGGTTTTTGTCAACGTATGTTAACTCAAAATGCCTTTGAATCTGGTGCGCAATTTGAGAGTGAGTTTGTTACCGACCAAGCGAAATTAATGCATCAAGTGGCTGCGGATTTTTGGCGTCGCAGTTTTTATCATCTACCAAAAATGGTGGCTGAAAGTGTTTATGATTGTTGGTCAAGCCCATCGGCATTATTAGGTGATATGGGCAATAGCCTTACTGGTGTCCCAAAGCATTTAACCGTAGAGCCGTTAGAAAATTCATTAGAAGCGTTTTGTCAGCAAGGCATTGCTCGTATTGATGAATTAAAAAAACAGTGGTCAGAACATTGCTCCGATTTTGAGGCGTTAATTGCAGGCTCTGGTGTTGATAAACGCAGCTACACCAAAAAGAATTTACCGAATTGGTTAGAGCAAGTGTCATCGTGGGCCAATAACCCAACCACCTCATTGCAAGTGCACGATAAGCTAGAAAAGTTTTCTCAAGAATTATTGATTGAAAAAACCAAAAAAGGTGAAGCCCCAGAACACGCTGTATTTAAACTCATTGATGATTTTTTGGCTCAACCATTAGAGATCAAACAGCCACTACTCTCATTGGCGATTCATCAATGTCGTAAAACCTTACAGCAAGCGAAAGAGCAAAAAAATTGGTTATCGTTTGATGATTTGCTTACTCAATTATCTCAAGCGACAGAAAATCAAGATAACGCCTTATTGCTAGAAAAGATCCGTGAGCAATATCCTGTGGCGTTGATCGATGAATTCCAAGATACCGATCCGCTGCAATATTCGATTTTTAGCACGCTTTATCAAGATCAGCCACAGTGTGGTTTATTTATGATAGGCGATCCAAAACAAGCGATTTATGCTTTCCGTGGTGCGGATATTTTTACCTATATTCAAGCGCGTCGCCAAGTTGCGGATCATTACACCTTGGATACTAACTGGCGCTCAACGGCGGATATGGTGTCGTCAGTGAACCGTATTTTTGAACATGGCAAACAGCCTTTTTTGTACGATGATGATATTCCATTTTATCCGGTTAAATATAACCCTGTTAATGCTGAGCAAAAATCATGGGCGTTAGATAATCAAACTCAGCCAGCCATGACATTCTGGTTGCTAGAGAGTAAAGATGGCAATCCAGTAAATAAAACCAGTTATCAGCGTGTGATGGCAGAATCAACTGCCGCACAAATTCAAACTATTTTGACTGGGGCGCAACAAGGCTCGGCGTATTTACAAAACGGTGATAAAAAACAAGCCATCAAAGCGGGTGATATTGCAGTTCTAGTTCGTACTGGTAAAGAAGGTAAATTAGTTCGTGAAGCCTTATCAAAACAAGGCATCGCCAGTGTCTATTTATCTAACCGTGATAGCGTATTTTCTTCTCCATTAGCGAAAGATGTATTGCGTTTATTACAAGCGGCAATGACACCGACGGATGCGCGAGCGGTTCGTTCAGCATTGGCATCGTCATTATTTGCTTATACCGCGGATCAATTGCACCAGTTTAATGTCGATGAAATGCAGTGGGAGCAAGCAGTTAATGAGTTTCGTGCCTATCGTAAGCATTGGCAACAGCGTGGCATTATGCCTATGTTGCATCAAATCATTACCCAACAAGGTATTTCAGAGCGTTTATTAGCTGAAAATGGCGGTGAACGTCAACTGACTGATTTATTGCATATCGGCGAATTACTGCAACAAACCAGTCAAACGCTAGACAGTGATTATGGATTATTACGTTGGTTGTCTGACTCTATTTCTGAGCCTAATGGGGATTCAGAAGAGCAGACGGTACGTTTAGAATCAGAGCGTAACCTGGTGCAAATCGTTACTATTCATAAGTCCAAAGGCTTGGAATATGACTTAGTCTTTTTGCCTTTTGTTTGCTCATATCGTGCGATAGACAAAAAAGGTGAAGTCAGTTTTTATGATGAAGATAATCGTTACTCGGTGTTGGATTTATTAAAAGAAGACGATTCCGTTGAGAAGGCAGAGAAAGAGCGTTTAGCCGAAGATTTACGTTTGATTTATGTAGCGCTGACTCGTGCGGTTTATGCTTGTTATATCGGCATGGCTCCTATCACTAAAGGTATCTCTAAAAAACCACCAACGGGTGTGCATTTATCGGGGTTAGGTTATCTCATTCAACAGGCAGACGAATGTAATGTTGAAGAGCTGAAAGCGTGTCTTGAAAAGCTGATTGCAGGCAATTCGCCTATGGTGATCCAATCACCTCAAACCACGACCGATGAGCTGTATCAAGAGGTTCAAGATGAGCATATTGAACTGCACGCTAATAAGTTAATTGAACCTGTGAAAAGTAATTGGTGGATGACCAGTTATTCTGGATTGGTAAAGCAAGGCAATCACCATAATGATGCTTCATTAGAGCTTATTAATTTAGATATCGATTCAGCAGAAGATAAAGACGATAAAGAGTTGGATTTAGAGCCAGAGCGAACCATCTTTACCTTCCCGCGTGGAGCGAGAGCGGGTACTTTTTTACACTCATTGTTTGAAGAAGTGGAATTTACTCAGCCCATCACCAGTGAAGAAAATACGCAAATCATCATTAAGTTGCTAGAGAAAGAAAATTACGATGCAGAATGGTTAGAGGTCGTTCAAACCATGATGCAACGAGTGTTAGATTGTCCACTCGATGGTGAGAACTTACGTTTGGCAAGTAAAGGTCCAACTCAACGTTTGGTTGAAATGGAATTTTTACTTCCTATTGAATTACTGAACTCAAGTTTAGTGAATAAAACCATAGCAAAACATGATGAAGTATCAGCAAGAGCCGGGGAATTAGGTTTCTCTACCGTTAGCGGTATGCTCAAAGGGTTTATCGATTTAGTGTTTGAGCATGAAGGCAAATATTACGTTCTCGATTGGAAATCAAATCACCTGGGAGATTCTCCAGGATATTATGGTGGGGATGCCTTAGTTGAGGCGATGCGAGATCATCGTTACGATTTTCAGTACCAACTTTATGCATTGGCACTTCATCGATTTTTGAAGAGTCGTATTGCTGATTATGATTACGATACCCATTTTGGTGGTGCGTATTATATTTTCTTACGTGGTGTTGAAGAGACACATGAAGGGCATGATGCAAACTCTAACGGTGTATTTTATTCAAAACCGAGTAAAGCTTTGTTAGAAGAGTTAGAGAAATTGGTAGATGGAGAAACAGTCGATGCTTAA
- the argA gene encoding amino-acid N-acetyltransferase: MKFRSTALVKGFRQSAPYVNAHRDKTVVIMLGGEAIADPNFANIVNDIALLNSLGLRIVIVYGTRPQMRSLLKQTEHHAPFHKGIRITDEQTLELVKQIAGQLQLDITARLSMSLNNTPMAGAQINVISGNFVIAQPLGVDDGIDYCHSGRVRRIDTQGINRMLDQQSIVLLGPVASSVTGECFNLLSEDVATQLAIRLNADKLIGFCSEQGVLNEKGQILAELFPSEAEEILQRLEKELTPENGKLTGTMRFLKGAISACKAGVPRSHLISYKEDGALIQELFSFDGIGTQVVMASSEQVRDAEIDDIGGILDLIRPLEEEGILVRRSREQLEQEIAQFTIIEKDGLVIACAALYPFPEEGMAEMGCVAVHPDYRDGDRGVILLNRLRAKAKQYKLSQLFVLTTRSLHWFREQGFIEVDVSHLPMKKQKLYNFQRKSKILVLKGL, translated from the coding sequence GTGAAGTTTCGTAGTACTGCTTTAGTTAAGGGATTTCGTCAATCTGCACCTTACGTTAACGCTCATAGAGATAAAACCGTTGTCATCATGCTTGGTGGAGAAGCGATTGCCGATCCTAACTTCGCTAATATAGTTAATGATATCGCCCTTCTCAACTCATTAGGATTACGAATTGTCATTGTATATGGCACTCGCCCTCAGATGCGTTCATTACTAAAACAGACAGAACACCACGCCCCTTTCCATAAAGGCATACGCATTACTGATGAGCAAACACTAGAGCTAGTAAAGCAAATAGCGGGACAGTTACAACTCGACATTACCGCTCGCCTCTCAATGAGCTTAAATAATACCCCAATGGCGGGAGCGCAAATTAACGTTATCAGTGGCAATTTTGTTATTGCTCAACCTCTAGGTGTTGATGATGGTATTGATTATTGCCACAGTGGACGTGTTCGTCGAATCGATACCCAAGGGATCAACCGAATGTTAGATCAACAATCTATTGTTCTACTTGGTCCTGTTGCGAGTTCTGTTACTGGCGAATGTTTTAATCTTTTATCAGAAGATGTTGCCACTCAGTTAGCTATCCGCTTAAATGCCGACAAGCTCATTGGTTTCTGTTCAGAGCAAGGTGTCCTTAATGAAAAAGGACAGATTTTAGCGGAGTTATTTCCAAGTGAAGCTGAAGAGATCCTCCAACGTCTTGAAAAAGAATTAACACCAGAAAACGGAAAACTCACGGGCACAATGCGCTTTTTAAAAGGAGCGATATCTGCATGTAAAGCAGGGGTTCCTCGAAGTCATTTAATTAGCTACAAAGAAGATGGCGCATTAATTCAAGAGTTATTTTCTTTTGATGGTATTGGTACTCAAGTAGTAATGGCGAGCTCTGAACAAGTTCGTGATGCTGAAATTGATGACATTGGTGGCATATTAGATTTAATCCGCCCACTAGAAGAGGAAGGCATTTTAGTTCGCCGCTCTCGTGAACAGTTAGAACAAGAAATTGCACAATTTACGATTATTGAAAAAGATGGGTTGGTCATAGCATGCGCCGCTTTATACCCTTTCCCTGAAGAAGGCATGGCAGAAATGGGCTGTGTTGCTGTTCATCCTGATTATCGAGATGGCGATCGCGGTGTTATTTTATTAAATCGTTTACGCGCAAAAGCAAAACAATACAAATTATCCCAGCTGTTTGTTCTCACCACTCGCAGTCTTCATTGGTTTAGAGAGCAAGGTTTTATTGAGGTAGATGTTTCACACTTACCGATGAAAAAACAGAAACTGTATAACTTTCAGAGAAAATCAAAAATTCTTGTTTTAAAAGGGTTATAA